CAAGCATCCACTCGTGATCCTGATAGAACTGTGCTCGCCCGGTCAGTGTTCGAAACGGAATGTGTTCGTGGATGTTGGTATAACCTGCATTATAGCTCACCTTTTCGGATTCGATCCCTGACCAGGTGGGCGCGGTGATAATTTTGCGCGGCTGCGCTTGAATGTCATGAAAGGTAATTTTGTCTTCTTGACGCCCGGCATACAAATGGTGGTGATCGATGCCCGTCTTTTCACTCATTGCTGTCCACGATTTGTGTGCCACATCACCGTTGGTTTCCGGCGCCATATGCAGTATCGCTTCACAGACTGCAATATCCTCTTCCAGTGAGGGCATGCCTTTAGTAATACCTTCGTCCTTTATCGTATAATTAATATCTTTCAGCTTGTCGTATTCCTGCTCCGTATTCCAGTCGATACCTTTAATATTGTTGCCGAGCTTGACCATCAGCGGCCCTAAGGCACTGTACTTTTTGTGAACGTTGGCATAATCACGTTCCACAACTTTCAACAGCGGCATGGTTTTACCCGGGACCGGTTCGCATTCGCCTTTTTTCCAGTCCTGTACACCTAATGGCTGCGCCAACTCAAAGGGTGAATCGTGGTGCATGGGCAAGGCAACCACGTCTTTGCGCACACCCAGGTGTTTCTCAGCCAGCTCCGAAAAGGATTTGGCAATACTACGGAAGATTTGCCAGTCGCTTTTGGATTCCCAACCTGGCGATACCGCCTCGGAAAGCGGGTGAATAAACGGATGCATGTCGGTTGTATTGAGATCGTTCTTCTCATACCAAGTCGCAGTCGGCAAAACGATATCGGAGTAAGCACCGGTGGAATTGAGTCTAAAGTTTATATCCACCATTAAATCCAGCTTGGCGATGGGACCTTCCTCCACCCATTTGATTTCCTTGCTGTCTTTACCATGTACGCCTTCCTGCATGACTCCATTTTGTGCGCCAATCAAATGTTTTAGAAAATACTCGTGCCCCTTAGCGGAACAACCTAGCAGATTGGCACGCCAAACGAAAAGATTGCGCGGAAAATTAACCGGATTATCGATGTCTGCATAGGCAAAATCCAACTCGCCGCTCTTTAGCTTCTCCACCACATACTTGGCCACTCCTGCTTCGTCTGTGGCACCGTTTTTCTCTGCGTCATCTACAATATGCAGCGGGTTTCGATTAAAGTGAGGTGCAGACGGCAACCAACCCAACCGTTGTGCTACCACATTGTAATCTGCCAGTGTGTAATTTTTGTATTTGCCCTTGGCGGTTGGAGCCAGCATGGCATCAGCATCCAGGGTTTCATATCGCCACTGGTCGGTATGAAAATACCAATAGCTAGTGCTGTTCATATGACGGGGCGGCCTGTTCCAGTCCAAAGCAAAGGCGATGGGTGCCCAACCGGCTTGGGGCCGCAATTTTTCCTGGCCCACATAGTGCGCCCAACCACCGCCCGATTGGCCTACACAACCACACATATGTAACAAATTCATAATAGCCCGGTAATTCATATCGTTGTGATACCAGTGATTGATCGCCGCGCCCAGTATGACCATGGACTTACCTTTGGTTTTTGAGGCGTTATAGGCAAACTCGCGGCCGGTACGGGTCAGATCAGCGCGTTTAACACCGGTTATTTTTTCCGCCCATGCCGGGGTATATGCAACAGTCTCATCATCATAAGATGACGCGACATTGTCACCACCCAATCCTCGGTCCAACCCATATTGCGCCAGTTGCAGATCAAACACGGAGGTCACATAGACTTGTTCGCCACTGGCAAGTTTTAATT
This DNA window, taken from Gammaproteobacteria bacterium, encodes the following:
- a CDS encoding nitrate reductase subunit alpha, with the translated sequence ANLPMTRTPDAHFYSEVRYKGAKVVSMAPDYAEYVKFADLWMPVKQGTDAAAFLAMGHVALKEFFLDKQDAYFHEYARTYTDLPVQVMLRKHGDAYVSDRYLRASDFADGMGESNNSEWKTIVYDGNTKTFVTPNGSIGFRWGETGKWNVLPKNAANQQEIIAELSCIDNRDEVVSVAFPHFTPDEPELLHRNIPARKLKLASGEQVYVTSVFDLQLAQYGLDRGLGGDNVASSYDDETVAYTPAWAEKITGVKRADLTRTGREFAYNASKTKGKSMVILGAAINHWYHNDMNYRAIMNLLHMCGCVGQSGGGWAHYVGQEKLRPQAGWAPIAFALDWNRPPRHMNSTSYWYFHTDQWRYETLDADAMLAPTAKGKYKNYTLADYNVVAQRLGWLPSAPHFNRNPLHIVDDAEKNGATDEAGVAKYVVEKLKSGELDFAYADIDNPVNFPRNLFVWRANLLGCSAKGHEYFLKHLIGAQNGVMQEGVHGKDSKEIKWVEEGPIAKLDLMVDINFRLNSTGAYSDIVLPTATWYEKNDLNTTDMHPFIHPLSEAVSPGWESKSDWQIFRSIAKSFSELAEKHLGVRKDVVALPMHHDSPFELAQPLGVQDWKKGECEPVPGKTMPLLKVVERDYANVHKKYSALGPLMVKLGNNIKGIDWNTEQEYDKLKDINYTIKDEGITKGMPSLEEDIAVCEAILHMAPETNGDVAHKSWTAMSEKTGIDHHHLYAGRQEDKITFHDIQAQPRKIITAPTWSGIESEKVSYNAGYTNIHEHIPFRTLTGRAQFYQDHEWMLDFGEGFCAYRPAVDMKSHISVPSQVTDKPHLVLNWITPHSKWGIHSTYQDNLRMLQLFRGGPYIWVSEKDAQQIGLEDNDWVEAINVNGATVARVVVSQRVPNGMAMMYHAQEKNVNVPGSNSTGKRGGILNSVTRVVVKPTHMIGGYAQLAYSFNYYGTVGSQRDEFVVLHKIEDRDIDWLERPLTPEREGQLNPPGIGPR